In one Magallana gigas chromosome 9, xbMagGiga1.1, whole genome shotgun sequence genomic region, the following are encoded:
- the LOC105333779 gene encoding protein quaking-B isoform X4, with translation MGTETNKDERSTPEYLAQLLKDKKQIQAFPNVFVHLEKLLDEEINRVRLQLFHHKGNGRIPLDLPEPIGPVQTISEKLYVPVKEHPDFNFVGRILGPRGMTAKELEQFTGCKIMVRGKGSMRDKKKEEQNRGKPNWEHLNEELHVLITVEDTVNRAEVKMAKAMEEVKKLLVPAPDGEDDLKKRQLMELAIINGTYRDTSKPPTTQAGGGQSSTSTHAFGLPWNAQLQTMQMLGQFDTSGLDHKSILKTSENSCLGRLNGGARFPQTSQMFTSGAFSDIGYGDYQFSEAPRFLTAASPLTAGISQLRSPTPAGAPLILAPRMPQVATSSATMINPPPLVSPTDSAATGLMYNPYEYPYSLQPAATLVEYPTSIEQTAAACNYGLVG, from the exons ATGGGGACTGAAACTAATAAAGATGAGCGTAGCACTCCTGAATATCTGGCACAGCTACTTAAAGACAAAAAGCAGATACAGGCTTTTCCCAACGTTTTTGTGCATTTAGAAAAACTTTTAGACGAAG AAATCAACAGAGTTCGCTTACAGTTGTTTCATCACAAAGGCAATGGCAGAATTCCATTGGATCTCCCAGAACCCATTGGTCCAGTCCAGACAATCTCAGAGAAGCTATATGTTCCAGTTAAAGAACACCCCGAT TTTAACTTTGTGGGGAGGATATTGGGACCACGAGGGATGACGGCCAAAGAGTTGGAACAGTTCACAGGTTGTAAAATCATGGTGCGAGGCAAGGGATCAATGAGGGACAAAAAGAAG gAGGAACAAAACCGAGGAAAGCCAAACTGGGAGCATCTGAATGAGGAGCTACATGTCCTCATCACCGTTGAGGACACAGTTAACAGAGCCGAGGTCAAAATGGCCAAAGCGATGGAGGAAGTGAAGAAACTCCTTGTACCCGCT CCCGACGGAGAGGATGACCTTAAGAAACGTCAGCTCATGGAACTGGCCATCATCAACGGCACTTACCGCGACACCTCCAAACCCCCCACCACCCAGGCGGGCGGGGGTCAGTCCTCTACCTCCACTC ATGCCTTTGGACTTCCTTGGaatgcacaacttcaaaccatgcaaATGTTGGGTCAATTCGACACCAGCGGACTCGACCATAAGAGCATACTCAAGACCTCAG aAAACTCCTGTTTAGGAAGACTTAATGGAGGAGCAAGGTTTCCTCAAACTAGTCAGATGTTTACTAGTGGAGCTTTTTCAGACATTGGATATGGAG ATTATCAATTTTCAGAGGCGCCTCGGTTTCTGACTGCAGCTTCGCCCCTTACAGCCGGGATCTCTCAGCTTCGATCCCCCACACCAGCAGGTGCCCCCTTAATCCTGGCCCCACGCATGCCACAGGTGGCTACCAGTTCTGCCACCATGATCAACCCCCCACCCCTGGTGTCCCCTACAGACAGTGCGGCCACCGGACTGATGTACAACCCCTACGAGTACCCCTACTCCCTCCAGCCTGCCGCTACTCTTGTGGAGTACCCTACATCTATTGAACAGACGGCAGCCG CCTGTAATTATGGACTCGTTGGGTAG